A genomic region of Friedmanniella luteola contains the following coding sequences:
- a CDS encoding MFS transporter has protein sequence MPPPMPPSTPPAGAPPASAPLPSTAEPEPSSRRWWTLAVVALAQLMVVLDATVVNIALPSAQADLGFSNGDRQWVVTAYSLAFASLLLLGGRLSDLVGRKRMFIIGLVGFAAASALGGAAQSFDLLVAARALQGVFAALLAPTALAVLTTTFTIPRERARAFGVFGALAGAGGAIGLLLGGVLTEKLDWRWNLYINDVIAVVAVVGAVFLVPNLHRTGPRPKLDVPGTLLVSGALFGLVYGFSNAESDGWGSPGTWGFLGGAAILLVGFVLWQRRAAHPLLPLVILRDRNRTAAYASVLIAAVGMFGVFLFVTYYVQETLHYSPIRTGVSFLPMIVMLVLAAQLSTNVFVPRFGPKVMVPIGMALAVTAMVLFTRLDVDSAYAPTLLVPLMFMGAGMGTIMPASMQTATLGVDRQYAGVASALVNTSQQIGGSIGTALLNTLAATAATHYLASHGPVTAAVGAAATVQSYATAYWWCAGFFAFGGLLAAVVFRRRGHGLSLAHAHPAALQPLDAPVAEPVGA, from the coding sequence ATGCCTCCTCCCATGCCTCCTTCCACTCCTCCCGCCGGCGCTCCGCCGGCGAGCGCCCCGCTGCCGAGCACGGCGGAGCCCGAGCCGTCGTCGCGCCGCTGGTGGACCCTCGCGGTCGTCGCGCTCGCCCAGCTGATGGTCGTCCTCGACGCGACCGTCGTGAACATCGCGCTGCCCTCGGCCCAGGCCGACCTCGGCTTCAGCAACGGCGACCGCCAGTGGGTCGTCACCGCCTACTCCCTCGCCTTCGCCAGCCTGCTGCTGCTGGGCGGTCGCCTCTCCGACCTCGTCGGCCGCAAGCGGATGTTCATCATCGGCCTGGTCGGCTTCGCCGCCGCCTCCGCGCTGGGCGGTGCGGCCCAGTCCTTCGACCTGCTGGTCGCGGCCCGTGCCCTGCAGGGCGTGTTCGCCGCGCTGCTGGCCCCGACGGCGCTCGCCGTGCTGACCACGACCTTCACGATCCCGCGGGAGCGCGCCCGGGCGTTCGGCGTCTTCGGCGCCCTCGCCGGCGCCGGCGGCGCGATCGGCCTGCTGCTGGGCGGCGTGCTGACCGAGAAGCTCGACTGGCGCTGGAACCTCTACATCAACGACGTGATCGCCGTCGTCGCCGTGGTCGGCGCCGTGTTCCTGGTGCCGAACCTGCACCGCACGGGCCCGCGCCCGAAGCTGGACGTGCCCGGCACGCTGCTCGTCTCGGGCGCCCTCTTCGGGCTCGTCTACGGCTTCTCGAACGCCGAGTCCGACGGCTGGGGCTCCCCCGGCACGTGGGGCTTCCTCGGGGGTGCCGCGATCCTGCTCGTCGGTTTCGTGCTCTGGCAGCGCCGGGCGGCGCACCCGCTGCTGCCGCTGGTGATCCTCCGGGACCGCAACCGCACCGCGGCCTACGCGTCGGTGCTGATCGCCGCGGTCGGCATGTTCGGGGTGTTCCTCTTCGTCACCTACTACGTCCAGGAGACCCTGCACTACTCACCGATCCGCACCGGCGTCTCGTTCCTGCCCATGATCGTGATGCTCGTGCTGGCGGCCCAGCTCTCGACCAACGTCTTCGTGCCGCGCTTCGGCCCGAAGGTCATGGTGCCGATCGGCATGGCGCTGGCCGTGACCGCGATGGTGCTGTTCACCCGCCTCGACGTCGACAGCGCCTACGCACCCACCCTGCTCGTGCCGCTGATGTTCATGGGCGCGGGGATGGGCACGATCATGCCCGCGTCGATGCAGACCGCCACCCTGGGCGTGGACCGGCAGTACGCCGGTGTCGCCTCCGCGCTGGTGAACACCAGCCAGCAGATCGGCGGCTCGATCGGCACGGCGCTCCTCAACACCCTCGCCGCGACGGCAGCGACGCACTACCTCGCCTCGCACGGCCCCGTCACGGCCGCGGTCGGCGCGGCCGCGACGGTGCAGAGCTACGCCACCGCCTACTGGTGGTGCGCCGGGTTCTTCGCCTTCGGCGGCCTGCTCGCGGCCGTGGTGTTCCGCCGGCGGGGCCACGGCCTCTCGCTCGCGCACGCCCACCCGGCCGCCCTGCAGCCGCTCGACGCGCCCGTCGCGGAGCCGGTCGGAGCCTGA
- a CDS encoding TetR/AcrR family transcriptional regulator — translation MQKETAAMAQQDLVRDGRAGEVQDADDGVEDDQPAKLGRKRDHTRDADILQAAIDVLAECGYERMTIDMVAARAKAGKATLYRRWSSKAELVVDAIACMKQGEFTPDNLPDTGTLRGDLLAMIRPHSLEESERKLQVMGAVVSMLSRDPQLAEAVGLAITEPRTAVNRALMQRAVDRGEVGPDADIETIAQIGPSMAAYRTLAQRKPVDRAFLVSIIDGVVLPALGLRPGG, via the coding sequence ATGCAGAAGGAGACAGCCGCGATGGCGCAGCAGGATCTGGTCCGGGACGGGCGCGCCGGCGAGGTGCAGGACGCCGACGACGGCGTCGAGGACGACCAGCCCGCGAAGCTGGGGCGCAAGCGCGACCACACCCGCGACGCGGACATCCTGCAGGCCGCGATCGACGTGCTCGCGGAGTGCGGGTACGAGCGGATGACCATCGACATGGTCGCCGCCCGGGCCAAGGCCGGCAAGGCGACGCTCTACCGCCGCTGGTCCTCCAAGGCCGAGCTGGTGGTCGACGCCATCGCCTGCATGAAGCAGGGTGAGTTCACCCCCGACAACCTCCCCGACACCGGCACGCTCCGCGGGGACCTGCTCGCCATGATCCGGCCGCACTCGCTCGAGGAGAGCGAGCGCAAGCTGCAGGTGATGGGCGCCGTCGTGTCCATGCTCTCGCGCGACCCGCAGCTCGCCGAGGCCGTCGGCCTGGCGATCACCGAACCGCGCACGGCGGTCAACCGCGCCCTGATGCAGCGGGCCGTCGACCGGGGCGAGGTCGGGCCCGACGCCGACATCGAGACCATCGCCCAGATCGGGCCCTCGATGGCCGCCTACCGCACGCTCGCGCAGCGCAAGCCGGTCGACCGCGCCTTCCTGGTGTCGATCATCGACGGCGTGGTCCTGCCGGCCCTCGGCCTGCGGCCCGGGGGCTGA
- a CDS encoding AAA family ATPase: MTLYLIVGLPGAGKTTRAKELEVSESALRLTPDDWQRAIFCDDSPTRWRSSERVDHRERIEGKLVEVGMRAAQLGVDVVLDFGLWGRDERSALRSIAASLGIVAQVVYLPIDYAEQRRRVTSRYASEPGQFQMDDTELEGWHGVFQVPDEDELSGAPIPPVPPGHRTWSHWASTRWPSLPEL; the protein is encoded by the coding sequence GTGACCCTCTACCTCATCGTCGGTCTGCCCGGAGCCGGGAAGACCACCCGGGCGAAGGAGCTGGAGGTCAGCGAGTCCGCCCTCCGGCTGACCCCCGACGACTGGCAGAGGGCGATCTTCTGCGACGACAGCCCGACGCGGTGGCGCTCGTCGGAGCGCGTGGACCACCGGGAGCGGATCGAGGGCAAGCTGGTGGAGGTCGGGATGCGCGCCGCCCAGCTGGGGGTCGATGTCGTCCTCGACTTCGGCCTGTGGGGCCGGGACGAGCGCTCGGCGCTCCGGTCGATCGCGGCCTCGCTGGGGATCGTCGCCCAGGTCGTCTACCTGCCGATCGACTACGCGGAGCAGCGCCGGCGCGTCACCAGCCGCTACGCGAGCGAGCCAGGGCAGTTCCAGATGGACGACACCGAGCTGGAGGGGTGGCACGGGGTGTTCCAGGTGCCGGACGAGGACGAGCTGAGCGGCGCCCCGATCCCGCCGGTCCCGCCCGGTCACCGGACCTGGTCGCACTGGGCGTCGACGCGCTGGCCCTCGCTGCCGGAGCTGTAG
- a CDS encoding alpha/beta hydrolase, with the protein MDEPQGDGAGAADRVPVPARADPMAGALVTTTFPFDGGRQVTVYVPPEPPELVVFAGDGQLIAPWGGHLEAAGVPSTMIVGVHRTDDEDPMARIGEYSPSFDAERFAAHEAFFVDEVRRWVRTRFGVALPAGRTAVCGVSASGELALALGLRHPDVYGVVFCASPGGGHHPPAVLPRPLPRTYLVAGTLEPWFLENATRWADALRGAGADVVLAERVGDHGDPFWAAELARMVAWALAR; encoded by the coding sequence GTGGACGAGCCCCAGGGCGACGGAGCTGGTGCCGCCGATCGGGTACCGGTCCCGGCGCGCGCCGATCCGATGGCCGGGGCGCTCGTGACGACGACGTTCCCGTTCGACGGCGGACGGCAGGTCACGGTGTACGTGCCGCCCGAGCCCCCTGAGCTGGTCGTCTTCGCCGGTGACGGCCAGCTGATCGCTCCCTGGGGTGGTCATCTCGAGGCCGCCGGAGTGCCGTCCACGATGATCGTCGGCGTCCACCGCACGGACGACGAGGACCCGATGGCACGGATCGGTGAGTACTCGCCCTCGTTCGACGCGGAGCGGTTCGCGGCTCACGAGGCCTTCTTCGTCGACGAGGTCCGCCGCTGGGTGCGCACGCGCTTCGGGGTGGCGCTGCCGGCCGGACGGACGGCCGTGTGCGGCGTGTCGGCCAGCGGAGAGCTGGCCCTCGCCCTGGGGCTCCGGCACCCGGACGTCTACGGCGTCGTCTTCTGCGCGTCGCCGGGCGGTGGTCACCACCCGCCTGCGGTGCTGCCGCGCCCGCTCCCGCGCACCTACCTGGTCGCCGGGACGCTCGAGCCGTGGTTCCTCGAGAACGCGACCCGCTGGGCGGACGCGCTCCGTGGTGCCGGCGCCGACGTCGTGCTGGCCGAGCGGGTCGGCGACCACGGCGACCCGTTCTGGGCGGCCGAGCTCGCGCGCATGGTGGCCTGGGCTCTGGCACGCTGA